The Chitinophagaceae bacterium genome includes the window TTCCCTTCAATCCCCATACTATAAAAACTCTCGAGACAGCTCTCATATATTTTCCGCCCTACCTGAAGGAACGTATGTATTAAAAGTATTTGATACCGTAGATACTACATGTGTTTCTGACCCTATAAAAATAAAAGTAAAAGGAAACTACAACTACCCTCAAGTGAATCTACAAGTAATAAACCCCGTCACCAATTGCAACGAAATAATAGCAAATGGATCTATCAAAATAAATTTTCAAAATTTTAAACAATCTCTGGAATCATCACAAAAATGGTTCACAGGACAAGATACCACTCCTAGAAATAGACTTCTCTACGAATCAAATATTATACTGAATAATAGAGTACACGGATATTATACAGCATTAGTTACAAACAACACCAATCTATGTCCTACAATCAAATCCATACAAATCCCATTTCAACCGAACATACCACCAACTCCTTCAGTCTTTGTACTTTCTCACCACACGAGATGTGACTCCGCTAATGGCTCCGCTATTACTCAAGTAGAAACTAATTACACACAATATGAATATTTTTGGTTCAGTCCCGAAGACACCACAGAAGCTCTCTATATAGGATACAACCCAAAAAAACTCAAAGCAGGGAATTATATCATTACTGCCAAAGATAATTTTACCGGATGCTTCTCTCCTTTCAGAGCAGTAACCATTGATAATGCACATACCTTTACCAAAAAATCTCCTCCTTTTCACATAATAGTAGAAACAACCAAAAGCAAATGCACAGAAAGCTCCGGATATGCATCAGCAACTACTTTGGAAAGAATAGGAATAAATGGAATAGTATGGAAAAGATTATCCGATAACGTATCTATAAATACTCCCGTTCTTACAGAATCCCCAGGAGGAGAATATGAAGTCACTCTCACAGACCAATCCTACTGTTCCTTCACAGAAAAATTTACTATTCCATCTGAAGTCCTTGTCTATAACGGATTATCTCCCAATTTAGACAGACAAAATGATACATTTATTATAGATTGCATAGAACTCTATCCTCAAAACGAAGTAAGTATATTTAACCACCAAGGAATATTACTGTACAGAACAAATGGATACAATAACAAAAGCAATGTCTTTGAAGGAATTACTAACATATCCACAGGAATTATAAATACAAAAATACCAGAAGGAACTTACTTTTATGTCATAGACCTCAAAGACGGAACAAAGCCAATCTCAGGGCATTTAGAACTAGTGAGATAATACAACAAAAAAATAACAAAAAAAATGAAAAAAACAAAAATCATATTTTATATATTTTTGATAATAGGAATTCTCGGTGAAGGATATGCACAAAATAAAACTATCATTACGCAATATATGCTCAACGGAATCGTCCTGAATCCCGCGTACGCAGGAAGTCATGCAATGGTAAACACTGCCGTATTACATAGAAATCAATGGATAAACATAGATGGAGCACCAACACTTAACCTATTTACTATGGATATGCACGTTCCTAAAACTCCCATCAGCGTAGGAATCTCTCTCAGCAATACAAATATCGGTATCAACACCGTCTACAGCATACTCAGCTCCTATGCCTACAGAATACCATACAAACACGGAAATCTTTCCTTCGGACTGAGCATTGGGATGTCAATTGCGGAATCTAACTACAACAAACTCACTCTCAAAGACAAAGCAGACCCTTTTCTATCAGGAATTATCTCTACTTATACCCCCGATTTTGGAGTAGGAGTATATTACTATAATAGTAAAACATATTTTGGATTCTCCATTCCCTATATTCTTCAAACTCGCATATTCAACAACGATTCTTCTCTTACCAAATTTCAAAAAACACCCTATATTTTTATAAACTTCGGAAAACTATACAGACTTCACCACCAAATCCAATTACAACCATCTATACTCTTTAGAATACAAGACGTTCAAAACTTCGGTGCAGATATAAATCTCATAGCTATTTTCCACGATATATTAGGAGTAGGACTCTCTTATAAAACCGAAAACACCCTCTCTATATTATCCCAACTCTATTTTCATGAAAACTTTAGATTTTCATACTCTTATGACGTACTCTCATCAGGACTCTCCGCATATACTACGGGAACACACGAATTTATGATCATATATAGAATCCGACTCAAAGGACATAAATCTAATAAAACCCTCTGCCCATCATATTTCTAAAACAATACCATGCCATCCCCAAAAACACAAACCATAATTATTACTCTCTCCATAATTTCTATAATCCTATTCTTTTTCATATATTTTAATTTGAAAAGAGAACAACAACCAAGCACCCCAAAATACACAAAAAATACCCAACTAAAAACAATAATAAATGATACACATTGGAAAGGAAATCCCGTAGACCAACAAGGAAATTTCCTCAACCTAAACTTCCCTTATACTCCAAAAATATCCAACCTCATCAAGTGGATGCTCCAATCAAATCCACAAAAAAAACAAAAAAAAGAAGATAAATGGTCAATCCCAATAATAAACGACACCTCATGGATACACTCTCAACAAAACTCAATAGTATGGCTTGGACACGCTACCTTCTTTATTCGTATTAACAACATAAAAATCATTACAGACCCCATATTCTCCAACCCCCCATTCATAAAAAGAATAACACCTTTCCCCATAAACCCAAACATACTCCCAAGTATCAACTATATACTCATTTCACACGACCACAGAGATCATTGCGATAAAGAAAGTATATCCTTATTACTCAAAAAAAACCCCAACCTCAAAATCCTTGCAGGATTAAAAATGGATGCACTTTTTTTAGAATGGAACAAATCTACAAAAACACAAACAGCCGGATGGTACCAACAATTTGATACCGACACCACAAAAATAAAAATATACTTCCTCCCCGCAAGGCACTGGTCTAAAAGAGGAATGTTTGATGATAACCAAACACTCTGGGGATCTTTCGTAATTTCCTCCCACAACAAAAACATCTATTTCAGTGGCGATACAGGATATGACTCTCATTTCCAAAAAATAGGACAACTCTTTCCCATAGACTATGCTATAATAGGAATAGGAGCATACAAACCACAGTGGATAATGAGCAGCAGCCACATTTCCCCACAAGAAGCAATACAAGCTTGCAAAGACATGAAAGCAAAAATATGTATCCCCATGCACTACGGAACTTTTGACCTATCCGATGAACCCACCAGCGACCCATATAACACTATTAAAAAATACCAAAAATACCAAAATATCAAAATCCTAAATATATCAGAAAAACTCCTCATAACAGAATAATAACATAAAATGCTTCTTTCAAAAGTAACACACTGGATCAATGCTATAAGAATAAGAACCCTCTCTCTCTCCCTCGCTTCCATACTCTTTGCTACCATAATAGCATCAAAACAAACCCCCATCAACTGGAACATATTCTCGCTCACAC containing:
- a CDS encoding PorP/SprF family type IX secretion system membrane protein — protein: MKKTKIIFYIFLIIGILGEGYAQNKTIITQYMLNGIVLNPAYAGSHAMVNTAVLHRNQWINIDGAPTLNLFTMDMHVPKTPISVGISLSNTNIGINTVYSILSSYAYRIPYKHGNLSFGLSIGMSIAESNYNKLTLKDKADPFLSGIISTYTPDFGVGVYYYNSKTYFGFSIPYILQTRIFNNDSSLTKFQKTPYIFINFGKLYRLHHQIQLQPSILFRIQDVQNFGADINLIAIFHDILGVGLSYKTENTLSILSQLYFHENFRFSYSYDVLSSGLSAYTTGTHEFMIIYRIRLKGHKSNKTLCPSYF
- a CDS encoding MBL fold metallo-hydrolase, with protein sequence MPSPKTQTIIITLSIISIILFFFIYFNLKREQQPSTPKYTKNTQLKTIINDTHWKGNPVDQQGNFLNLNFPYTPKISNLIKWMLQSNPQKKQKKEDKWSIPIINDTSWIHSQQNSIVWLGHATFFIRINNIKIITDPIFSNPPFIKRITPFPINPNILPSINYILISHDHRDHCDKESISLLLKKNPNLKILAGLKMDALFLEWNKSTKTQTAGWYQQFDTDTTKIKIYFLPARHWSKRGMFDDNQTLWGSFVISSHNKNIYFSGDTGYDSHFQKIGQLFPIDYAIIGIGAYKPQWIMSSSHISPQEAIQACKDMKAKICIPMHYGTFDLSDEPTSDPYNTIKKYQKYQNIKILNISEKLLITE